The genomic DNA AAATGCGCAAATATCGCGAAAACCGTTATGAAACACTGATCGATGTGGTTTACAAAAGAAGAGGATGGACCAATAATGGTGTGCCTACCTTAGAGCACTTAAAAGAAATAGGCATGGATCTGCCGGAAGTAGTGGAAGTTGTCAAGGATCATCTATAAGACAAAGGAGAATTTAAATGATTGAAGTTAACGGCAGAAAAATGGATTGGCGTGATAATCTGACCGTTGAAAAGCTGCTCAGTGAGATGAATTATACCTACCCAATGATCCTTGTCAAGGTGAACGGACAACCGGTTAAAGCAGAAGAATGGTCGGAGTTTATTATACCTGACAATGCAGTTGTTCAGGCTCACCATCTTATTGCCGGTGGGTGATTATAAGATAAGAATATTTAGTATTTTCAGTTTAAAGGAAAGTCTGGTTGGATAGCGAATTAAAAAACTCGTGAATAAGGTAAGACTATTAAGTATAATAGGATTGTATGTCGTATTCGAAAGGATTTAGTTTTTAGTTAATTATGCAGGGAGGGGATACGGGCAATATAGATCAATTCTTGAGAAAAAGGTTAGTTGAAGAATTCAAATCATTATTGCGTTGAAATTTACTTTTAGGGGAGGTCATTTGATTTGATTAAGAAACAATGGATTATAATGCTCGTTTTGGTTTTGTTTGCCTTTGGTATCTTTGGCTGCGGTCAGGATACAACCGGCCCGGATGATGAGGGTCCGGGTGAAGAAGAGGGTACCATCTTGATCGGTATAATGGTTCCAGTAACAGGTGCATATTCTGAGAATGGAATTGACATGGAAAATGCTGTTAAACTGGCGGTTAATGAAATCAATGCCGCCGGGGGAATTTTAGGTCACACAGTTGTCACAACAACTGGTGATGATGAATGCGATCCCGCTAAAGCAACAGCAGCTGCAAGTAAGCTTGTTTCTGAAGAAGTTGTTGGTGTTGTCGGCGGATACTGTTCCGGCGCCACACTGCCAACCCTAAAGATATACGGTGATGCTGGAATTCCACTCGTCGTAGCTGCAGCAAATGCAACCAGTCTTGTCGAAGAAAACCCGGGTTGGACTTTCATGATTAACAGTACTGGTGATATGCAGGCAGAAAATGCAATTGGCTGGTTTGAAAAGCAAGGAGTTGAAACTATCGGTCTAATCGACGATGGAAGTGCATTTGCCACTGACCTGAAAATGCTGACCAAACAACAGTGGGAAGCAAAAGGAAAAATTGTTCTGACCGATGATACCGTTACGACTGGAGAGCAGGATTTTTCTGCTCTTGTAACAACAATTATGTCTGCCAATCCGGATGGTATCTACTGGACCGCATATCACGCTGAGGGAGCTCTAATTGTACGTCAGCTCCGCGAGGCAGGGTATGAAGGCATAATTATCGTAGCCGACGGATCGAGTGCACCGGCATTTATAGAACTTGCGGGCCCTTATGCCGATGGAGTATTTTGTACA from Bacillota bacterium includes the following:
- a CDS encoding branched-chain amino acid ABC transporter substrate-binding protein; amino-acid sequence: MIKKQWIIMLVLVLFAFGIFGCGQDTTGPDDEGPGEEEGTILIGIMVPVTGAYSENGIDMENAVKLAVNEINAAGGILGHTVVTTTGDDECDPAKATAAASKLVSEEVVGVVGGYCSGATLPTLKIYGDAGIPLVVAAANATSLVEENPGWTFMINSTGDMQAENAIGWFEKQGVETIGLIDDGSAFATDLKMLTKQQWEAKGKIVLTDDTVTTGEQDFSALVTTIMSANPDGIYWTAYHAEGALIVRQLREAGYEGIIIVADGSSAPAFIELAGPYADGVFCTAPPFADLNPAAAEFVTNYKEMFNSDPGAYSGLTYDAMYLLADAIERAGSFDDTAIKDALAATDGFQGISGEVMFTEKNTLGRSNFVILVVEDGKWTFAE
- the thiS gene encoding sulfur carrier protein ThiS codes for the protein MIEVNGRKMDWRDNLTVEKLLSEMNYTYPMILVKVNGQPVKAEEWSEFIIPDNAVVQAHHLIAGG